In a genomic window of Helianthus annuus cultivar XRQ/B chromosome 10, HanXRQr2.0-SUNRISE, whole genome shotgun sequence:
- the LOC110885030 gene encoding sn-2 acyl-lipid omega-3 desaturase (ferredoxin), chloroplastic isoform X2 — MTTGHGSFSNNAKLNSVVGHLLHSSILVPYHGWRISHRTHHQNHGHVENDESWHPLTEKTFKSLDWITRTLRFTLPFPMLAYPFYLWNRSPGKSGSHFDPSSDLFVPAEQKDVITSTICWTTMLALLFGLNFVVGPVQMLKLYGIPYLINVMWLDFVTYLHHHGHEDKLPWYRGKEWSYLRGGLTTIDRDYGWINNIHHDIGTHVIHHLFPQIPHYHLIEATEAAKPVLGKYYREPKKSSPIPFHLLGELVRSLKKDHYVSDTGDVLYYQTDDKPCKEK, encoded by the exons ATGACTAC TGGCCATGGAAGCTTCTCCAACAATGCGAAGCTTAATAGTGTGGTTGGCCATCTTCTACATTCTTCAATTCTTGTACCGTATCACGGATG GAGAATCAGTCATAGAACGCATCACCAAAACCATGGACATGTTGAAAATGATGAATCATGGCACCCG TTAACCGAGAAAacattcaagagtttggattggaTAACACGAACACTACGCTTCACCCTCCCTTTTCCAATGCTTGCTTATCCATTTTACCTA TGGAATAGATCTCCCGGAAAGAGTGGTTCACACTTTGATCCGAGCAGCGATTTATTTGTTCCCGCTGAGCAAAAAGACGTGATCACTTCAACGATTTGTTGGACAACAATGCTTGCTTTGCTTTTCGGTTTGAACTTTGTTGTTGGTCCAGTGCAAATGCTAAAACTATACGGCATTCCATATTTG ATAAATGTTATGTGGTTGGATTTTGTTACTTACTTGCATCACCATGGTCATGAAGATAAACTTCCTTGGTATCGTGGAAAG GAGTGGAGTTATCTAAGGGGAGGATTGACCACCATTGACCGTGATTACGGTTGGATTAATAATATCCATCACGACATTGGAACACATGTCATTCACCATCTCTTTCCCCAGATCCCGCACTATCATTTAATTGAGGCG ACGGAGGCTGCAAAACCTGTGCTCGGGAAATACTATCGTGAACCAAAAAAGTCATCGCCTATACCTTTTCATCTACTCGGTGAACTAGTTAGAAGCTTGAAAAAAGACCATTATGTTAGCGACACTGGAGACGTGTTATACTACCAAACTGACGATAAACCTTGCAAAGAAAAGTAG
- the LOC110885030 gene encoding sn-2 acyl-lipid omega-3 desaturase (ferredoxin), chloroplastic isoform X1, translating into MAGLVLSGCAIKPFSQSLPIPTKRFITNPSNINLLHPKDPIFSPNFHGFSRWAVKVSAPLRIPSIDQQDLDLERERISSLDVQEEEIFDAGAPPPFKLADIRAAIPKRCWVKDPWRSMSYVVRDVAIVLGLAAAAAHLNNWLVWPLYWAAQGTMFWALFVLGHDCGHGSFSNNAKLNSVVGHLLHSSILVPYHGWRISHRTHHQNHGHVENDESWHPLTEKTFKSLDWITRTLRFTLPFPMLAYPFYLWNRSPGKSGSHFDPSSDLFVPAEQKDVITSTICWTTMLALLFGLNFVVGPVQMLKLYGIPYLINVMWLDFVTYLHHHGHEDKLPWYRGKEWSYLRGGLTTIDRDYGWINNIHHDIGTHVIHHLFPQIPHYHLIEATEAAKPVLGKYYREPKKSSPIPFHLLGELVRSLKKDHYVSDTGDVLYYQTDDKPCKEK; encoded by the exons ATGGCAGGATTGGTGCTATCAGGGTGCGCTATTAAACCCTTTTCCCAATCTTTACCCATACCCACAAAAAGGTTCATCACCAACCCATCAAATATCAATCTTTTACACCCTAAAGATCCAATCTTTTCACCAAACTTTCATGGGTTCTCAAGATGGGCAGTCAAAGTTAGTGCCCCACTAAGGATTCCATCAATAGATCAACAAGATTTagatttagagagagaaagaatcAGTAGTTTAGATGTACAAGAAGAAGAGATATTTGATGCAGGGGCACCACCGCCATTCAAACTGGCTGATATTAGGGCTGCTATACCAAAACGTTGTTGGGTGAAGGATCCATGGAGGTCAATGAGTTATGTTGTAAGGGATGTTGCTATTGTTCTTGGGTTAGCAGCAGCTGCAGCTCATCTCAACAATTGGCTTGTTTGGCCACTTTATTGGGCTGCTCAAGGAACTATGTTTTGGGCCCTTTTTGTGCTTGGTCATGACTG TGGCCATGGAAGCTTCTCCAACAATGCGAAGCTTAATAGTGTGGTTGGCCATCTTCTACATTCTTCAATTCTTGTACCGTATCACGGATG GAGAATCAGTCATAGAACGCATCACCAAAACCATGGACATGTTGAAAATGATGAATCATGGCACCCG TTAACCGAGAAAacattcaagagtttggattggaTAACACGAACACTACGCTTCACCCTCCCTTTTCCAATGCTTGCTTATCCATTTTACCTA TGGAATAGATCTCCCGGAAAGAGTGGTTCACACTTTGATCCGAGCAGCGATTTATTTGTTCCCGCTGAGCAAAAAGACGTGATCACTTCAACGATTTGTTGGACAACAATGCTTGCTTTGCTTTTCGGTTTGAACTTTGTTGTTGGTCCAGTGCAAATGCTAAAACTATACGGCATTCCATATTTG ATAAATGTTATGTGGTTGGATTTTGTTACTTACTTGCATCACCATGGTCATGAAGATAAACTTCCTTGGTATCGTGGAAAG GAGTGGAGTTATCTAAGGGGAGGATTGACCACCATTGACCGTGATTACGGTTGGATTAATAATATCCATCACGACATTGGAACACATGTCATTCACCATCTCTTTCCCCAGATCCCGCACTATCATTTAATTGAGGCG ACGGAGGCTGCAAAACCTGTGCTCGGGAAATACTATCGTGAACCAAAAAAGTCATCGCCTATACCTTTTCATCTACTCGGTGAACTAGTTAGAAGCTTGAAAAAAGACCATTATGTTAGCGACACTGGAGACGTGTTATACTACCAAACTGACGATAAACCTTGCAAAGAAAAGTAG